In Streptomyces sp. NBC_01717, one DNA window encodes the following:
- a CDS encoding ABC transporter permease: MTLGHALAPPDISEEVDTSDPCTAVELEPVVPESARGSRLRSVPRPLRRAIGPVLLLALWQVLSATGVLHPDVLASPGTIARAGSDLIADGTLPSAMGISLQRVAAGLVLGGVVGTALALVSGLSRLGEDLVDATVQMLRTVPWVGLIPLFIIWLGIGEAPKVALIALGVAFHLYLNVYAGIRGVDEQLIEAGQSLGLGRWGLIRHVVLPGALPGAMTGLRYSLATAWLALVFGESVNADAGIGFLMNQAREFFRTDVIVVCLVVYAFLGLTADVIVRILERLLLQWRPTFTGQ, from the coding sequence ATGACCCTTGGCCATGCCCTCGCCCCGCCGGACATATCAGAGGAAGTCGATACATCCGATCCCTGTACGGCAGTCGAACTCGAGCCCGTCGTGCCGGAGTCCGCCCGCGGCTCACGACTGCGGTCCGTACCCCGCCCGCTGCGGCGAGCCATCGGTCCGGTGCTGCTTCTCGCGCTGTGGCAGGTGCTCAGTGCGACGGGTGTCCTGCATCCCGATGTGCTCGCCTCGCCCGGAACCATCGCCCGGGCCGGATCGGATCTGATCGCCGACGGGACCCTGCCGTCCGCGATGGGGATCTCACTCCAGCGGGTTGCCGCGGGCCTGGTCCTCGGCGGCGTGGTCGGGACCGCGCTGGCCTTGGTGTCCGGGCTGTCCCGGCTCGGCGAGGATCTCGTGGACGCGACCGTACAGATGCTGCGGACCGTGCCCTGGGTGGGGCTGATCCCGCTGTTCATCATTTGGCTGGGGATCGGTGAGGCCCCGAAGGTGGCGCTGATCGCGCTCGGCGTGGCCTTCCATCTCTACCTCAACGTGTACGCCGGCATCCGGGGCGTCGACGAGCAACTCATCGAAGCGGGACAGTCGTTGGGGCTCGGGCGTTGGGGGCTCATCCGGCATGTGGTGCTGCCGGGTGCTCTGCCCGGGGCCATGACAGGGCTGCGCTATTCGCTCGCCACCGCCTGGCTGGCACTGGTCTTCGGCGAGTCCGTCAACGCCGACGCCGGAATCGGCTTCCTGATGAACCAGGCCCGGGAGTTCTTCCGGACCGACGTCATCGTCGTCTGCCTGGTCGTCTACGCATTCCTCGGTCTCACCGCCGATGTCATCGTCCGGATACTCGAAAGGCTGCTGCTGCAATGGCGACCGACCTTCACGGGCCAGTGA
- a CDS encoding putative leader peptide: MFRSALLTSRGHIDLLRVASAACCRGC, from the coding sequence ATGTTCCGTTCAGCTCTGCTCACTTCGCGCGGTCACATCGACCTGCTGCGGGTGGCCTCTGCCGCGTGTTGTCGCGGTTGCTGA
- a CDS encoding secondary thiamine-phosphate synthase enzyme YjbQ, with the protein MPDAFTTSVLHLTTGDTETVTDLTDDCERFLSRAAVGRDGLLNIFVPHATAGIAILETGAGSDEDLLATLHALLPADDRYQHRHGSPGHGRDHVLPALIAPHATLPVIGGRLELGTWQSVCLVDTNRDNPKRQVRLSFLG; encoded by the coding sequence ATGCCCGATGCCTTCACCACCAGCGTTCTGCACCTCACGACCGGTGACACCGAGACGGTCACCGACCTGACGGACGACTGCGAACGGTTCCTCAGCCGCGCCGCCGTCGGCCGGGACGGCCTACTCAACATTTTCGTGCCCCACGCAACCGCCGGAATCGCCATCCTGGAAACCGGCGCGGGGAGCGACGAGGACCTCCTTGCCACCCTCCACGCACTGCTGCCCGCGGACGACCGCTACCAACACCGCCACGGCAGCCCCGGCCACGGCCGCGACCACGTACTGCCGGCCCTGATCGCACCGCACGCCACTTTGCCGGTGATCGGCGGACGGCTGGAACTGGGTACGTGGCAGTCGGTGTGCCTGGTCGATACGAATCGGGATAATCCCAAGCGTCAGGTGCGGCTGAGCTTTCTCGGCTAG
- a CDS encoding helix-turn-helix domain-containing protein, which translates to MPEIAFELGCSQKTVRCWLHRFNRSGLEGLEDLGGQGRKRRITELERSRIIALVGQPPPRRLMVQPGGDLEAMDEAGPPEWTLDALAGRARELGIEVGRSQVRRILLAEGVRWRRTRSWIRSKDPDFEGKGRGSSASTPARPRTRRSSASTNSGR; encoded by the coding sequence GTGCCCGAGATCGCCTTTGAACTGGGTTGCAGCCAGAAGACGGTGCGGTGTTGGCTGCACCGTTTCAACCGTTCCGGTCTCGAGGGTCTGGAGGATCTGGGCGGGCAGGGCCGCAAGCGGCGGATCACCGAACTCGAGCGGTCGAGGATCATCGCCCTGGTCGGGCAGCCCCCGCCGCGCAGACTGATGGTCCAGCCGGGCGGGGATCTCGAGGCCATGGACGAGGCCGGACCGCCGGAGTGGACCCTGGACGCGTTGGCGGGTCGGGCAAGGGAACTGGGGATTGAGGTGGGGCGCTCGCAGGTCCGCAGAATCCTGCTGGCCGAGGGCGTGCGATGGCGCCGCACGCGTTCCTGGATCCGTTCCAAGGATCCGGATTTCGAGGGAAAAGGACGCGGGTCGTCGGCCTCTACACCTGCCCGCCCGAGGACGCGACGGTCGTCTGCGTCGACGAACTCGGGCCGGTGA
- a CDS encoding IS701 family transposase translates to MAGVREDLEAFTTEMFDGFFRADQRRWGQVYVRGLLLEGRRKSVEPMAARLGEDGNRQALAHFVTTSPWDPAHVRARLAWKMQDVIGAEALIVDDTGFLKDGDASACVSRQYTGTAGKVTNCQVGVSLHLARDHASAAVNWRLFLPASWDPGSPEADADKVARRGRCGIPSQAGHVEKWQLALDMIDETRSWGIDLPLVVADAGYGDAAAFRLGLEERNLPYAVGISSRHTAHRAGARPVQPAYAGTGRPPKMQYPEPAQTMKNLVIAAGRAAARPVSWREGSRPGQGQSGFKRMHSRFVALRVRPAGRGARTAGDGPELPERWLLAEWPATEPEPVQFWLSNLPSGMPLATLVRLAKLRWRIEHDYREMKQALGLAHFEGRTWNGWHHHVTLVSAAHAFCTLQRLAHHPKDSAQV, encoded by the coding sequence ATGGCCGGGGTCCGGGAGGACCTGGAGGCATTCACGACGGAGATGTTCGACGGGTTCTTCCGTGCGGATCAGCGGCGGTGGGGGCAGGTGTATGTGCGTGGGCTGCTGCTGGAGGGTCGGCGCAAGTCGGTGGAGCCGATGGCGGCGCGTCTGGGCGAGGACGGCAACCGGCAGGCACTGGCCCACTTCGTGACTACCAGCCCGTGGGATCCAGCGCATGTGCGGGCCCGGCTGGCCTGGAAGATGCAGGATGTGATCGGTGCGGAGGCGCTGATCGTCGATGACACCGGCTTTTTGAAGGACGGGGACGCCTCGGCGTGTGTGTCCCGGCAGTACACCGGCACCGCGGGCAAGGTCACCAATTGTCAGGTCGGGGTGTCGTTGCACCTGGCCCGCGATCATGCCTCGGCCGCGGTGAACTGGCGGCTGTTCCTGCCCGCTTCCTGGGATCCGGGCTCGCCGGAGGCGGATGCGGACAAGGTCGCCCGCCGGGGCCGCTGCGGCATTCCCTCCCAGGCGGGGCATGTGGAGAAGTGGCAGCTGGCCCTGGACATGATCGATGAGACCCGCTCGTGGGGCATCGACCTCCCCTTGGTCGTCGCGGACGCCGGATACGGTGATGCCGCCGCCTTCCGTCTGGGCTTGGAGGAACGCAACCTGCCTTATGCGGTGGGCATTTCTTCCCGCCACACCGCCCATCGGGCCGGCGCCCGGCCTGTCCAGCCTGCCTATGCGGGCACCGGCCGGCCACCGAAGATGCAGTATCCCGAGCCTGCACAGACCATGAAAAATTTGGTCATCGCGGCCGGCCGGGCTGCTGCGAGACCGGTGTCCTGGCGGGAAGGATCCCGGCCAGGCCAGGGCCAAAGCGGCTTCAAGCGCATGCACTCACGCTTCGTCGCTCTGCGCGTCCGACCGGCCGGACGCGGTGCCCGCACAGCCGGCGACGGTCCAGAACTACCAGAGCGCTGGCTGCTGGCCGAATGGCCCGCCACCGAGCCCGAGCCGGTGCAGTTCTGGCTCTCGAACCTGCCTTCCGGGATGCCGCTGGCCACACTGGTGCGGCTGGCCAAACTACGCTGGCGCATCGAGCACGACTACCGCGAGATGAAACAGGCCCTGGGACTTGCCCACTTCGAAGGCCGCACCTGGAACGGCTGGCATCACCACGTCACCCTCGTCTCCGCAGCTCATGCCTTCTGCACCCTGCAACGACTGGCACACCACCCAAAAGACTCAGCGCAGGTCTGA
- a CDS encoding endo-beta-N-acetylglucosaminidase H — protein MFTLVWSRVRTAALALSAVAALASGTTGAAAAPAPAPAKQGPTSVAYIEVNNHSMLNAGKYTLANGGGNAFDVAVIFAANINYDTSTKAAYLYFNENVQRVLDNAATEIRPLQQKGIKVVLSVLGNHQGAGFANFPSQQAASAFAKQMSDTVVKYGLDGIDFDDEYAEYGNNGTAQPNDSSFVHLVTAVRANMPDKIISLYNIGPAASRLSYGGVDVSSKFDYAWNPYYGTWQVPGIALPKSKLSPAAVEIGRTSQSTAADLARRTVSEGYGVYLTYNLDGADRSADVSAFTRELYGSDAVYTP, from the coding sequence ATGTTCACTCTGGTATGGAGCAGAGTGCGGACGGCCGCGCTCGCGCTCTCGGCCGTAGCGGCCCTCGCCTCCGGCACGACCGGCGCGGCAGCGGCCCCCGCCCCTGCTCCCGCGAAGCAGGGGCCAACCTCGGTGGCGTACATCGAGGTGAACAACCACAGCATGCTCAACGCCGGCAAGTACACGCTCGCCAACGGCGGCGGCAACGCCTTTGACGTCGCCGTGATCTTCGCGGCGAACATCAACTATGACACGAGCACGAAGGCGGCATATCTGTACTTCAACGAGAATGTGCAGCGCGTCCTCGACAACGCCGCCACGGAGATACGGCCGTTGCAGCAGAAGGGCATCAAGGTCGTCCTCTCGGTGCTCGGCAACCACCAGGGTGCAGGGTTCGCCAACTTCCCGTCCCAGCAGGCGGCGTCGGCGTTCGCGAAACAAATGTCGGACACTGTGGTCAAGTACGGCCTCGACGGTATCGACTTCGACGACGAATACGCCGAGTACGGCAACAACGGCACCGCCCAGCCCAACGACAGCTCGTTCGTGCACCTGGTGACGGCAGTGCGCGCGAACATGCCGGACAAGATCATCAGCCTCTATAACATCGGCCCGGCCGCGTCGCGCCTGTCCTACGGCGGCGTCGACGTCTCCTCCAAGTTCGACTACGCCTGGAACCCGTACTACGGCACCTGGCAGGTCCCCGGCATCGCACTGCCCAAGTCGAAGCTGTCGCCGGCGGCCGTCGAGATCGGCCGGACCTCGCAGAGCACTGCCGCCGACCTCGCCCGTCGCACCGTCAGCGAGGGATACGGCGTCTATCTGACGTACAACCTCGACGGCGCCGATCGCAGTGCCGACGTCTCCGCGTTCACCAGGGAACTGTACGGCAGTGACGCCGTCTACACGCCGTAA
- a CDS encoding class I SAM-dependent methyltransferase, which produces MSRWTDLAGKASGEDYAARFATLARSGKNVHGEAQFCAALVPVGARVLDAGCGTGRVMIRLAELGYECAGVDLDASMLAVARMQSPGLPWFQLDLAEFEPALLGIAGGFDLVVAAGNIFPLLAPGTETTVVERLSAALRPGGLLVAGFGLDEAHLPVLPNLTLSDYDDCCAAAGLTLVDRFATWDADPYGGGGYAVSVHHR; this is translated from the coding sequence ATGAGTCGCTGGACGGATTTGGCCGGGAAAGCATCCGGGGAGGACTACGCCGCACGATTCGCGACCCTGGCCCGTAGTGGCAAGAACGTGCACGGTGAGGCGCAGTTCTGTGCAGCTCTCGTGCCTGTCGGAGCGCGGGTGCTGGACGCCGGGTGCGGTACCGGACGCGTCATGATCCGGCTCGCGGAACTCGGGTACGAGTGTGCCGGGGTGGATCTTGACGCGTCGATGCTGGCAGTGGCGCGGATGCAGTCGCCTGGACTGCCCTGGTTCCAGCTCGATCTGGCCGAGTTCGAGCCGGCCCTGCTCGGCATTGCGGGAGGCTTCGACCTTGTCGTTGCTGCGGGAAATATTTTCCCGTTGCTCGCCCCCGGCACTGAGACCACGGTGGTTGAGCGCCTGTCCGCGGCACTGCGTCCGGGCGGCCTGCTGGTCGCCGGCTTCGGCCTGGACGAAGCCCACCTGCCGGTGCTGCCCAACCTCACACTGTCGGACTACGACGACTGCTGCGCCGCGGCCGGACTCACCCTCGTCGACCGGTTCGCCACCTGGGATGCCGACCCTTATGGCGGCGGCGGTTATGCCGTCAGTGTCCACCATCGGTGA
- a CDS encoding ATP-binding protein encodes MAKDTSLRAVGWAQSFPVSQGVRAGRRWTRGHLVSLEWTENAPETVDAILLSVSELITNAHVHAHSDAQLVLTWDSHCLHVSVHDSAPLPPAKQPEDLTTTGGRGLAIVDALADGWATHPQASGKTVTACFVPPGAPKPRHGWDVS; translated from the coding sequence ATGGCGAAGGACACGTCGCTGCGCGCGGTGGGATGGGCGCAATCGTTTCCGGTGTCGCAAGGGGTGCGGGCCGGCCGTCGGTGGACGCGGGGGCACCTGGTGTCCCTGGAGTGGACCGAGAACGCCCCCGAAACAGTGGACGCGATACTACTCAGTGTCTCCGAGCTGATTACCAACGCACACGTGCACGCGCACAGCGACGCCCAGCTGGTACTCACCTGGGACAGCCACTGCCTGCACGTGAGTGTCCACGACTCCGCCCCCCTGCCCCCTGCCAAGCAGCCCGAAGACCTCACGACGACCGGAGGGCGCGGACTGGCCATCGTCGACGCACTCGCCGACGGCTGGGCCACGCATCCGCAGGCGTCGGGCAAGACTGTCACCGCGTGCTTCGTGCCACCAGGTGCTCCGAAGCCTCGGCATGGCTGGGACGTCAGCTGA
- a CDS encoding N-acetylglucosamine kinase, producing MGVNAAVLAIDAGNSKTDVAVVAGDGTVLGAARGGGFQPSRAGVEAAVDVLAEAAEQALKSAGVTTSTHVSACLANADLPVEEKQLEEAIRHRGWARSVDVRNDTFAVLRAGLLEDAEPRGVAVVCGAGINCAGMLPDGRTARFPAIGRISGDWGGGRGLAEEAMWHAARAEDGRGEPTALVSALPGHFGLPSMYALIEALHLGHIAAERQHELTPILFATAAHGDTVARSLVDRMADEVVAMSTVALSRLGLLAEEVPVVLGGSVLAARHPQLDSRIRTLLGQRAPQAAVRVVAERPVLGSVLLGLDALGAEPQAHARARAHYETSVRHLVRS from the coding sequence GTGGGCGTGAACGCCGCCGTCCTCGCCATCGACGCGGGGAACAGCAAAACCGACGTCGCCGTGGTCGCCGGCGACGGCACCGTCCTCGGTGCAGCCCGGGGCGGCGGCTTCCAGCCGTCCCGGGCGGGCGTCGAGGCAGCTGTCGACGTCCTCGCGGAGGCGGCCGAACAGGCGCTGAAGTCAGCGGGTGTCACGACCAGCACACACGTCTCCGCCTGCCTGGCCAACGCCGATCTTCCGGTGGAGGAAAAGCAGTTGGAGGAGGCGATCCGACATCGCGGCTGGGCCCGCAGTGTCGACGTACGCAACGACACCTTCGCCGTGCTGCGCGCCGGCCTCCTGGAGGACGCCGAGCCACGAGGAGTCGCCGTCGTGTGCGGCGCAGGCATCAACTGCGCGGGAATGCTGCCCGACGGTCGCACCGCCCGCTTCCCCGCGATCGGCCGCATCTCCGGCGACTGGGGCGGTGGCAGAGGGCTGGCCGAGGAGGCCATGTGGCACGCGGCGCGGGCCGAGGACGGCCGCGGCGAGCCCACCGCCCTGGTGAGCGCCCTGCCCGGGCACTTCGGGCTACCGTCCATGTACGCACTGATCGAGGCACTGCACCTGGGCCACATCGCGGCGGAGCGACAGCACGAACTGACACCGATACTGTTCGCGACGGCTGCCCATGGCGATACGGTCGCCCGCTCCTTGGTGGACCGGATGGCCGATGAGGTCGTGGCCATGTCCACCGTCGCGCTTTCCCGCCTCGGCCTGCTCGCAGAAGAGGTACCCGTGGTGCTGGGCGGCAGCGTGCTGGCTGCCCGGCACCCGCAACTGGACAGCCGCATTCGCACCCTGCTGGGGCAGAGGGCCCCTCAGGCCGCAGTCCGCGTGGTGGCCGAGCGGCCCGTGCTGGGCTCCGTACTGCTGGGGCTCGACGCGCTGGGCGCAGAACCGCAAGCGCACGCCCGCGCCCGGGCACACTACGAAACCAGCGTCCGCCACCTGGTGCGTTCCTGA
- a CDS encoding 6-phospho-beta-glucosidase: MKLAVVGGGSTYTPELIDGFARLRDTLPVEELVLVDPAADRLELVGGLARRIFAKQGHPGRIVTTSDIDAGVADADAVLLQLRVGGQAARNQDETWPLECGCIGQETTGAGGLAKALRTVPVVLDIAERVRRTNPDAWIIDFTNPVGIVTRALLQAGHKAVGLCNVAIGFQRKFAALLDVTPGEVHLDHVGLNHLTWELGVRLGGPDGENLLPKLLAEHGDTIADDLHMPRAIVDRLGVVPSYYLRYFYAHDEVVRELGTKPSRAAEVAAMEKELLALYGDPALDEKPALLARRGGAFYSEAAVDLASSLLGSGGSAVQVVNTYNKGTLPFLPDDAVIEVQARVDGTGATPLAVPELDPLYAGLISHVTAYEDLALEAALRGGRDRVFKALLAHPLIGQFEYAEALTDKLIAHNREHLAWA, encoded by the coding sequence ATGAAGCTCGCAGTAGTTGGTGGCGGGTCCACCTACACACCTGAACTGATCGACGGCTTCGCCCGGCTGCGGGACACACTCCCCGTCGAGGAGCTGGTGCTCGTCGACCCGGCGGCCGACCGCCTCGAACTCGTCGGCGGCCTCGCCCGCCGGATCTTCGCCAAGCAGGGCCACCCGGGCCGCATCGTCACCACCTCGGACATCGACGCGGGCGTCGCCGACGCCGACGCGGTCCTGCTCCAGCTGCGCGTCGGCGGCCAGGCCGCCCGCAACCAGGACGAGACCTGGCCCCTGGAGTGCGGCTGCATCGGCCAGGAGACCACCGGAGCCGGCGGCCTCGCCAAAGCCCTGCGCACCGTCCCCGTCGTCCTCGACATCGCCGAACGCGTCCGCCGCACCAACCCCGACGCCTGGATCATCGACTTCACCAACCCGGTCGGCATCGTGACCCGGGCCCTGCTCCAAGCCGGCCACAAGGCCGTCGGCCTGTGCAACGTGGCGATCGGCTTCCAGCGCAAGTTCGCCGCGCTGCTCGACGTCACCCCCGGCGAAGTGCACCTCGACCACGTCGGGCTCAACCACCTGACGTGGGAACTCGGGGTCCGGCTCGGCGGCCCGGACGGCGAGAACCTGCTGCCGAAGCTGCTCGCCGAGCACGGCGACACGATCGCCGACGATCTGCACATGCCCCGCGCGATCGTCGACCGGCTCGGCGTCGTCCCCTCCTACTACCTGCGGTACTTCTACGCACACGACGAGGTCGTACGCGAGCTCGGCACCAAGCCGTCCCGCGCGGCCGAGGTAGCCGCGATGGAGAAGGAACTCCTCGCCCTGTACGGCGACCCGGCACTGGACGAGAAGCCCGCGCTGCTCGCCAGACGCGGCGGCGCGTTCTACTCCGAGGCGGCCGTGGACCTGGCGTCCTCACTGCTGGGCTCCGGCGGCTCCGCGGTGCAGGTGGTCAACACCTACAACAAGGGGACGCTGCCGTTCCTGCCCGACGACGCCGTGATCGAGGTACAGGCCCGCGTCGACGGCACCGGCGCCACACCACTCGCCGTACCCGAGCTGGACCCGCTGTACGCCGGCCTGATCTCCCACGTGACGGCGTACGAGGACCTCGCCCTGGAAGCCGCCCTGCGCGGCGGCCGGGACCGGGTCTTCAAGGCACTCCTCGCCCACCCCCTGATCGGCCAGTTCGAGTACGCCGAGGCACTCACCGACAAGCTGATCGCACACAACCGGGAGCACCTCGCGTGGGCGTGA
- a CDS encoding carbohydrate ABC transporter permease: MTTTTIKAPAAPSAVSTPRQRGPEASRARRKRLLNWIAVHSVALAVALLFILPFVFVFLTSVMSDAQAMSGDLWPDSWHWENYTAVFRTEGFLGWWKNSLMYAGLGTLFTVCSTIPVAYALAKFRFRGRRSLMILVISTMMLPPQVIVIPMYLVWAQQFHLSGTLWPLIIPMAFGDAYSIFLLRQFLLTIPKEYIESARVDGCGELRTLLTIIVPMAKPGIAAIALFQFFYCWNDYFGPQIYAAQNPASWTLSYGLESFKSAHSVNWNLTMAATLLVMAPVVIVFFFAQKAFVEGVTLTGVKG; this comes from the coding sequence GTGACCACTACGACCATCAAGGCCCCGGCCGCACCCTCGGCCGTTTCCACCCCGCGTCAGCGCGGCCCGGAGGCCTCGCGCGCCCGCCGCAAACGCCTTCTGAACTGGATCGCCGTGCACAGCGTGGCCCTCGCCGTCGCGCTGTTGTTCATCCTGCCGTTCGTCTTCGTGTTCCTGACGTCCGTGATGAGCGACGCCCAGGCCATGAGCGGCGACCTGTGGCCCGACTCCTGGCACTGGGAGAACTACACGGCCGTCTTCCGGACCGAGGGTTTCCTCGGCTGGTGGAAGAACTCGCTCATGTACGCCGGGCTCGGCACGCTGTTCACGGTGTGCTCGACCATCCCCGTCGCCTACGCGCTCGCCAAGTTCCGTTTCCGCGGCAGGCGGTCGCTGATGATCCTCGTGATCTCGACGATGATGCTGCCGCCGCAGGTCATCGTGATCCCCATGTACCTGGTGTGGGCCCAGCAGTTCCACCTCTCGGGCACTCTCTGGCCGCTGATCATCCCGATGGCGTTCGGCGACGCCTACTCGATCTTCCTGCTGCGGCAGTTCCTGCTGACCATCCCCAAGGAGTACATCGAGTCGGCACGCGTCGACGGCTGCGGCGAGCTGCGCACCCTGCTGACGATCATCGTGCCGATGGCCAAACCGGGCATCGCCGCCATCGCTCTCTTCCAGTTCTTCTACTGCTGGAACGACTACTTCGGGCCGCAGATCTACGCCGCCCAGAACCCGGCATCCTGGACGCTGTCGTACGGCCTGGAGTCCTTCAAGAGCGCCCACAGCGTCAACTGGAACCTGACCATGGCCGCGACGCTCCTCGTCATGGCGCCGGTCGTCATCGTTTTCTTCTTCGCACAAAAGGCCTTCGTGGAAGGCGTCACACTGACCGGAGTGAAGGGCTGA
- a CDS encoding carbohydrate ABC transporter permease, with protein MAMTLSTPARRRLRTLGFLSPWLIGFSVFFGYPLIATVYFSFMHYNQIQRPTFVGLRNWRYVFEQMPLFGPALWNTLWLVVVMVALRVIFGLSLGLLITKIKSGPGLFRTAFYLPYLAPPVAATVAFVFLLNPATGPVNGILSAVGLDGPNWFNDPSWAKPSLVMLSLWGIGDLMVIFMAALLDVPKEQYEAAELDGAGAWGRFRYVTWPSITPIVMFAVVTGVVQTMQYYTQALVAGKLASGVSIGPGSVIQPGYPDHSTLTVPQLVYSMGFQNFNTGAACVLSLVLFAIAMAVTMLLMRKRSGLLSAED; from the coding sequence ATGGCAATGACTCTTTCCACACCCGCGCGGCGCAGACTTCGCACGCTCGGCTTCCTCTCCCCGTGGCTGATCGGCTTCAGCGTCTTCTTCGGCTATCCGCTGATCGCCACCGTCTACTTCTCCTTCATGCACTACAACCAGATCCAGCGGCCGACCTTCGTGGGCCTGCGGAACTGGCGTTACGTCTTCGAGCAGATGCCGCTGTTCGGACCGGCCCTGTGGAACACGCTGTGGCTCGTGGTCGTCATGGTGGCTCTGCGGGTGATCTTCGGCCTGTCCCTCGGGCTGCTGATCACGAAGATCAAGTCGGGGCCCGGACTCTTCCGCACCGCCTTCTACCTGCCGTACCTGGCGCCTCCGGTCGCCGCGACCGTCGCCTTCGTCTTCCTCCTCAATCCGGCGACGGGCCCGGTCAACGGCATCCTCTCGGCCGTCGGCCTGGACGGTCCGAACTGGTTCAACGACCCGTCCTGGGCAAAGCCGTCGCTGGTCATGCTCTCGCTGTGGGGCATCGGCGACCTGATGGTGATCTTCATGGCCGCGCTGCTGGACGTGCCGAAGGAGCAGTACGAGGCGGCCGAGCTCGACGGCGCCGGAGCCTGGGGCAGGTTCCGCTACGTCACCTGGCCGTCCATCACTCCCATCGTGATGTTCGCGGTGGTCACCGGTGTCGTACAGACGATGCAGTACTACACGCAGGCGCTGGTGGCCGGGAAGCTCGCCTCCGGTGTCTCCATCGGACCGGGCTCGGTCATCCAGCCCGGCTACCCGGACCACTCGACCCTCACCGTCCCTCAGCTCGTCTACTCGATGGGCTTCCAGAACTTCAACACCGGCGCGGCGTGCGTCCTGTCGCTCGTGCTGTTCGCCATCGCAATGGCCGTGACCATGCTGCTCATGCGTAAGCGCTCGGGCCTGCTCTCGGCGGAGGACTGA
- a CDS encoding extracellular solute-binding protein: MQRWRIHTCVSAALATAGLLLSGCANPGVGSSEDDATAPVTLKFWHGWSAPGEVKAINDSIARFEKLHPNIHVTSTGNVTDATINQALRAGGDGAPDVITSFTTNNVGQYCDSGMWADLDPFLRKTGVDKTKVFPKSLLQYTSFEGKQCALPLLADAFGMYYNKDAFEEAGISRPPRTMSEFVRDAKKLTVRSGKDSYKRVGFMPNFRLYQNSPDRLFGQWGPTYFDSKGKSVLAKQQATYDFFRVAGQLADAQGGYGALERFRTSFGDEMSAQNAFLTGKLAMHLDGEWRGLMLNEAKAGFDWGVAPLPVPDDQADTYGRGYLTGTVTGIAHSSTHQNGAWELVKFLTTDTRQVVSFANAIHNVPSTYAALKSPDLDADPTFKAFIDIAQNKYSQSMPQSTNGGMYITSLQDFAYSAEAGRAHNLRKGLHTLDEQIDADTLQSKS, translated from the coding sequence ATGCAGCGATGGCGCATACACACCTGCGTGTCCGCGGCGCTCGCCACGGCCGGACTGCTCCTGTCCGGCTGCGCCAACCCGGGCGTCGGCAGTTCCGAGGACGATGCGACCGCACCGGTCACACTGAAGTTCTGGCACGGCTGGTCGGCGCCCGGCGAAGTCAAGGCCATCAATGACTCCATCGCCCGTTTCGAGAAGCTCCACCCGAACATCCACGTCACCTCGACCGGCAATGTCACCGACGCCACGATCAACCAGGCACTGCGGGCCGGCGGTGACGGCGCCCCCGATGTGATCACTTCGTTCACCACCAACAACGTGGGCCAGTACTGCGACTCCGGGATGTGGGCGGACCTCGACCCGTTCCTGCGCAAGACGGGCGTCGACAAGACGAAGGTCTTCCCCAAGAGCCTTCTGCAGTACACGAGTTTCGAGGGCAAGCAGTGCGCGCTGCCCCTGCTCGCCGACGCGTTCGGGATGTACTACAACAAGGACGCCTTCGAGGAGGCGGGCATCTCGCGGCCGCCGCGGACCATGTCGGAGTTCGTGCGCGACGCGAAGAAGCTGACCGTGCGCTCCGGGAAGGACTCCTACAAGCGGGTCGGCTTCATGCCCAACTTCCGTCTCTACCAGAACAGTCCGGACCGGCTGTTCGGTCAGTGGGGGCCCACCTACTTCGACAGCAAGGGCAAATCGGTCCTCGCGAAGCAGCAGGCCACGTACGACTTCTTCCGGGTCGCCGGCCAACTCGCCGACGCGCAGGGCGGTTACGGCGCACTGGAGAGGTTCCGCACGTCGTTCGGCGACGAGATGTCGGCGCAGAACGCGTTCCTCACCGGCAAGCTCGCCATGCATCTGGACGGCGAATGGCGCGGCCTGATGCTCAACGAGGCCAAGGCCGGCTTCGACTGGGGCGTCGCGCCGCTCCCGGTGCCCGACGACCAGGCCGATACCTACGGGCGCGGCTATCTGACCGGCACGGTCACCGGCATCGCCCACAGCAGCACGCATCAGAACGGAGCGTGGGAGCTGGTGAAGTTCCTGACGACGGACACCCGGCAGGTGGTGTCCTTCGCCAACGCGATCCACAACGTTCCCTCGACCTACGCGGCGCTGAAGTCGCCCGATCTGGACGCCGACCCGACGTTCAAGGCGTTCATCGACATCGCGCAGAACAAGTACAGCCAATCCATGCCGCAGTCCACCAACGGCGGCATGTACATCACCTCGCTGCAGGACTTCGCGTACTCAGCCGAGGCAGGGCGGGCCCATAACCTGCGCAAGGGCCTGCACACGCTGGACGAACAGATCGACGCCGACACCCTCCAGTCGAAGAGCTGA